Within the Pseudomonadota bacterium genome, the region CACCAGCACGCGCTCCTCGCCCAGCATGCGGTTGATGAGAGTGGACTTGCCGGCGTTCGGCCGGCCGACCACCGCGACGCGAATGTTGCTGGCGATCTCCGCGGTTGCGGCGCCCTGGGCCGGCGCGGTATCCGGCGGCAGGCGTTCCAGCGCCAGGTCCATCAGCGCCGCGACCCCGCGCCCCTGGCTGGCGGCGATGGGTTGCGGTGCGCCCAGGCCCAGGGTATGAAACTCGGCTATCACCGCGGGTATATCCAGGCCATCGGTCTTGTTCGCGACCAGGATGCAGGGCTTGCCGGTGCGGCGCAGGGCTACGGCCAGCGTTTCGTCCAGCGCCGTCAGGCCGTCACGCGCATCGACCATGAACAGCACCAGGTCGGCCTCGTCCACCGCCTGCCAGGCCTGGCGCGCCATGAGCCCTTCGAGGTCGCCACCGGCGGCGCCGAGGCCGCCGGTATCGATGACGATGTAGGGGCGTGCGCCGAGCGCGCCATCGCCGTATTGGCGGTCACGCGTCAGTCCCGGGAAGTCCGCGACCAGCGCGTCGCGGGTGCGCGTGATCTGGTTGAACAGGGTCGACTTGCCGACGTTCGGGCGACCCACGAGTGCGATGACCGGTAACATGGCGCAGGACTGGTGATGCTGGTGGCGCGTGGGCGGCCGCTGTCGAGCGAGCGGTTGCCGGCGTTGCGCTATTTCTCTTCCAGGGTGAAGGCGGACAGCGCGCCGGAATTGCCGAACACGTACAGGGTATCAGCGGCCGCCAGCGGCCGCGCCTGGATGCCGTCAGCATCCACCTCGCTGCGCCCGGCAATGTGTCCGTCGTAGCGCGACAGCAGATGAACGTAGCCCTGCGCATCGGCCACCGCCACGTAGTCATCGATCGGCGTCGGCGCGGTCAGGCCGCGCCAGGCGAGGCTTTCGAGTTTCCAGGCCGAGGCACCCGTGGTGCGCGACAGTGCCCAGACGTCGCTCTTGTCGTCGGTCACGTACACCTGGGAGTAATCAACGCCGAGCCCCGCACTGGAGGACATGTCACGCTCCCAGCCCACGTTGCCGGTGGCAAGCTCCAGCATCGCGACGCGACCCTGGTAGGTGACGACATAGACGGCATTGCCCGTGATCACCGGATTGCCGTCGATGTCGACGATACGCTCGAGCTCGGAACGGCCTTGCGGGATGGCAACGCTCTTTTCCCATACCGGGATACCCTTGTCGGCGCTGAACGCGACGAGATTGCCGTTGGAGAAGCCGGCCAGCACCAGCCCCCGCGCCGTTGCGGGGGAGCTGGTACCGCGCAGCGTCAGCACCGGCACCGTCCGGTCGTTGATCCACACCTGCCGGCCGTTCGCGGCATCCAGCGCCGTGATGGTGCCGTCGGCGGTCTGCACGATCACCTTGTCGAGATCGACCCGCGGGACCGACAACACCTCGCTGCTCGCCTCCACGCGCCAGCGTTCCTTCCCGCTGTCGGCATCCAGCGCGATCACCTCGCCGTCGCTGCTGCCGACCACCACCAGCCCCTCGCCTGCGCCTGGGCCGGCTGCCAGCACGGCCGCCGTCGCCGTCGACCACAGCTGCTTGCCGGTCTCCGCATCCAATGCCACGACCCGTCCCTTGCGGTCGGCCGCGTACAAGCGCCCCCCCGCCAGCGCCGGCTGCAGGTTGATGAACTGCCCGCCGTAGCCGACCCCGACATCCGTACGCCAGCGCCGCACCAGGCGCACCGAGGCATCGATGTCCGCCAGCGGCGTCGGCGGTTCGGTGTTGTCTTCGCCGCCGACGATGCCGTCGTACCACGCGGACATCGTGGAGCAGCCGGACAGCAGGCCGCCGCACAGCAACAGCAGTAACAGGCGTCTCACTGCACGGCCTCCGGCGCGGTACCGGCCAGCGCCGTGGCATTATCGAACTTGAGCTGCAGCAGGTGGGCACCGGGGTAATCCGGGGCCATCACGGCCAGCGCCTTGCCGTACGCGGATGCGGCACCGGCCTGGTCGCCGCGCGCGGCTGCGATATCGCCGCCGAGTTCCACGTACATCGCCTCCGCACCGGCCGCCGGACCCGTTGCCGCCAGCGTCGCGGCGGCGCCGTCGGCATCGCCGTTTGCCAGTTGCACACGGGCCAGACGCAGGCGCGCGATATTGCGCATGTAGTCGGTCTTTGCATTGTCGATGGCCCACTGCAACTGCGTGGCAGCGGCATCCAGCGCGCCTTCCTCGATGCGCAGGCGGGCGACGGCAAGCGCGGCTAGCGCCGCGTAGGGCGTGCTGCTGTAATCGGCGATCAGCATGCCGGCACGCTCCGCGGCCTCGCCGCCTTTGTCCTGCTGCAGTGCCACCATCATCGCGCCGTACACATCGGACGCCTGCTGCGCCACGTTCTCGCGCCAGGCGAACCAGGCCTTCGCGCCGAACAGCACGGCAAGGCCGAGAATCACGCCGGTGATGATCGAACTGCCGTTCTCCTGCCACCACTTCTTGATCGTTTCCAGCTGCTGTTCGTCTGTAACGTGCGTCTCCATCAAAGGACTCCTGTTTCTGTTGGTATCTGCTCCCGCCAGCAGACTGGGCGCGGGCTAAAGCGCCAGCAGGCCCGGCAAGCGCTCCTTCAGCTGCTGCTGCGGCATTGCATACTGCTCGCTCGCATCCCGCAGCGGTTTGATCACCACGGTCTGCTGCGCGGCCTCCTCGTCACCGATGACCAGCGCGTACAGCGCACCGCTGCGGTCCGCGCGCTTGAACTGGCTCTTGAAGCTGCCGCCGCCGCAGTTGGTCTGGATCCGCAGGCGCGGCTCGGCGCTGCGCAGTTCCTCGGCGTAGACCATGCCGCGCTGCGTGCCGCCGGCACCGTTCAGGACCAGGTACAGGTGCGGCTCGTCCCCGGCGTCGTGCGCCGGCCCCGCCTGCAGCAGCGCCTGCAGCCGCTCCAAACCGATGGCGAAGCCGAACGCCGGCGTCGGCCGGCCGCCCAGGTACTCGACCAGGCCGTCGTAGCGCCCGCCGGCGCAGATCGTGCCCTGCGCACCGAGCTGGTCGGTCACCCATTCGAACACGGTCCTGGCATAGTAATCCAGCCCCCGCACCAGGCGCGGATTGATTTCGTAGGCGACGCCGGCCGCCTCGAGCTGCGCGCACAACCCGGCGAAATGCTCGCGCGACTCGGTGTCGAGGTAATCCATCAGGCTGGGCGCGGCGGCGATCACATCCTGCAGCGCGGGATTCTTGCTGTCCAGGATGCGTAGCGGGTTGCCATCCAGGCGCCGCCGGCTGTCGTCGTCGAGTTCGTCCAGGCGGGAGCGCAGATAGTCGACCAGGGCGGTGCGGTAACGACCCCGTGCTTCCAGCGTGCCCAGCGAATTGAGCTGCAGCACCGTTTGGCCGATACCGAGACGCTGCCAGATACGCGCGCTCATCAGGATCATCTCGGCATCGATATCGGGCCCCGCCATCCCGAAGGCCTCGACACCCAGCTGGTGGAACTGACGGTAGCGCCCCTTCTGCGGGCGCTCGTGCCGGAACATCGGACCGGTGTACCAGAGCCGCTGCACCTGGTTGTGCAGCAGGCCGTGCTCCATGCAGGCACGCACGCAGCCGGCCGTGCCTTCCGGACGCAGGGTGAGGCTGTCGCCGTTGCGATCCTCGAAGGTGTACATCTCCTTCTCGACGATGTCGGTGATCTCGCCGATGGAACGTTTGAACAGTTCGGTCTTCTCGACCACCGGCAGGCGGATCTCGCGATAGCCATAGGCATGCACCACCGCGCGCAATACCGCCTCGAGATGCTGCCAGGACGCCGTCTCGCCCGGCAGGGTGTCGTTCATGCCTCTTACGGCCTGGATGGTCTTGCTCATGGTCCTGTGCAGTATCAGCGCTGCGCGCGCCCGTCTCCCCCGGCGTGCACGGTCCCGTGCCGCCCGCTATGTGGTCTGCCCGCTACCGCTCCGCCGGCGGCAGTTCCAGGTGTCCCGGCGACTGATCACCGCCATCCGCGTCGCGCGAGGTCAGCAGTTGCTCGGCATACGGCCACGCCAGCCAGACCAGTATCCCGAGCAGCAGCAGCAGTACGACGTTACGCAGTATCCGCGCCGACGGCAGCCGCATCGACGGCGACTTGCGCCGGATGCGGCTGACCGTCAGCGGCGGCGGCGCGCTGGTCGTCGCGGCATAGCGCGCCAGCAGCTCCTGTACGGGCAGGTCGAGCAGACGGGCGTAGCTGCGCAGGTAGCCCTGCACGAAAATCGGCGCGGGCAGGACCGTGCGGTCGTCGCTTTCCAGTGCCCGGACGATCGCGGCATCCAGCTTGAGCTCGCGCGCAACGGTCTCGACATCGAGCTTGCGCTGCTTCCTGGCGGCAGCGAGCCGTTGTCCTACCGGCGCGTCCGGGTCGGACGATGCGGATGCAGCGGCATCACTGTCCCGACCTGTGCTCATGTTCCCACTCCATCAGCTGGGCGGTCTGCCTGCTGTCCGGAAAATTGTTCTTCAGCTGCAGCGCATACTTGCCCCAGGCCTTGTGGTCTTGCAGCGCGTACTCGGTGCGCACACCCAGCCACAGGCTCTCGGGCGTGTGCGGACTGGCCTGCTGGAACCGCTGCAGGTAGCCGCGCGCGCTGAGGAAGTTCTCCCGGGCGAAGTTGATACTGGCCATCTGCAGCAACGCCGGGGCGAAGCCGGGATTCTTCTCCAGCGCCTGCCGGTAGTAACTCTCCGCCTTGTCCGGGTCGGGCTGGCCTTCCATGCACAGGCCCGCATTGAACAGCGGCAGTTCGGGGGATGCGTAGAAGGCATTGCCCGCCGCCACCTGGAATTCCTCCTCCGCTTCCTTGTAGCGTTTGCTGTTGCACAGGAAGCGCCCGTAGTTGTTGTGGGCGCCGGCATTGTCCGGGCTCAGTTTCAGGCCGCGCTTGTAATGCTTCTCGGCCAGGTCGAGTTCGCCGACCCGTTCGTAGAGCACGGCGATGACGTCGTGGGCATCGGCATAGTTCGGATTGATCTCGAGCGCCTTTTTCAGCTTCTTGAGCGAGGTTTCGTAGTCGCCCTTGCGCAGGTATTCCACGCCCAGCTGGGTATTGGCGCGCGCCGCGGCCTCGGCATTCTTCTTCTCGCCGTCGACAGCGGTGGTGGCGCAACCCGCCAGCAGGACGGGCGCGAGCAGTAACAGCACGGATATCCTGTAGCGCATGGTCATGGCACCTGGTTGGAAAGCCGGGAACGTTCGCTGCGCCGGGTCCGGTCACGGAAATCCCCGGCCAGCTGGCCGCAGGCTGCGGCGATGTCGTCGCCGCGGGTCTTGCGGGTAATGGTCACGATACCGGCCCGGTTCAGGAGTTCGAAGAAGCGGTGGATCCGGTCATCCGGGCTGCGCCGGTAGCGTGTCTGCGGAAAGGGATTGAACGGGATCAGGTTCACCTTGGCCGGCACGCCTTCCAGGCAGTGGATCAGCTCGCGGGCATGCCGGTCGGTATCGTTGACGCCGTCCAGCAGGACATATTCGAAGGTGACGCGCCGGCGGCCTTCGCCGACGTACGCGCGGCAGGCGGCGAGCAGTTCGGCGATGGGGTACTTCCTGTTCAGCGGCACCAGCTCGTCGCGCAGTGCATCGGTCGGGGCGTGCAGCGACACCGCGAGGCTGACGTCGCAGTCCTCGCGCAGCTGGTGCAGCGCCGGGACGATGCCCGCCGTGCTCAGGGTGATACGCCGTTTCGACAGGCCGTAGCCGTAATCGTCGAGCATGATGCGCATGGCGCGCACCACGTTGTCGTAATTCAGCAAGGGCTCGCCCATGCCCATCATGACCACGTTGGAGATGATGCGCTCACCGTCCGGCCGCTGCCCCAACAGGTGTGCGGCCAACCACACCTGCGCCACGATCTCGCCGGTGCTCAGGTTGCGGTTGAATCCCTGCTGCGCGGTGGAGCAGAAACTGCAGTTGAGCATGCAGCCGACCTGCGAGGACACACAGAGTGTGCCGCGCTCCGCCTCCGGGATATACACCGTCTCGATGCAGTTGCCGTCGGCCAGCCGGAACAGCCACTTGCGCGAGTTGTCGTCGGACAGCTTGTCCGCGACAACTTCCGGCAGGCGCACCTCGGCCAGTTCGCCCAGGGTCGCGCGCAGCGACTTGCTGATGTTGGTCATCGCGTCGAGATCCGCGACCCCCTGGCCGTATAGCCATTTCATCACCTGCGTGGCGCGGAACGCCTTCTCACCCCGTTCGATGAAAAAGCGCTCCAGACCCTCGCGGTCGAGGTCCAGCAGGTTGATCCTGGGGGTGGCGGTCATACGGCTTCGACCCGTGACGGGCTAGCGGGTTCGCGGGCACAGCCCTTCGCTGAAGAAAAACGCGATTTCCTGCTGCGCGGTATCGGGGCCGTCCGAGCCGTGCACGGCGTTTTCGTCCACGGTCTTGGCGAAATCGGCGCGGATGGTGCCCGGCGCGGCCTCGGCCGGGTTGGTGGCGCCCATCAGCTCGCGGTTCTTCTTGATGGCGTTCTCGCCTTCCAGCACCTGCACCACGACCGGTCCCGAGGTCATGAAGGCGACCAGGTCGTTGTAGAACGGACGCTCCTTGTGCACGGCATAGAACCCCCCTGCCTGCTCCTTGGTGAGGTGCAGCATCTTCATTGCGATCACACGCAGGCCGTTTTTCTCGAACCGGCTGATGATCTCGCCGATCGCATTCTTCGCGACCGCATCGGGCTTGATGATGGAAAAGGTCCTCTCGATTGCCATGCCAGACTCCGTGGTTAACGCTGTAAATCAGGAAACCCGCCATAAAACGGGAGCTTAGTGAAAAATTTCAATGGGGTAGTTTAAGCGCAAGCCGGCGTGCAGGCAATGCGGCCGCAGCACTTTTCAGACAATTTTGAACAGATCGGCGCGCCTTGAGCGCCGCGATTTCGCCACAGAGGACACCGGGCGCACAGAGATGAAAAATAACGGGTATCAGCCTTGATATCTCTGTGGACTCCCGGCACCTGCTCGATGCGTTGCGCTAACGCCTACATGGCCCGGGCCAGCCGCTCGACCGGTTCCCGGCCTCACCCGCTCCCTGTAGCCATGAGCCCGCTGTCGCATTGCGCTTGCCGAATACTCCCGCTCAGGAAAACACCCGGTGGGCGGTCTCCCCGATCAGGGCCGGGTTGCGCACGACGTGCACACCGAGTTCCTCCATCATGTCCATCTTGGCGTTCGCGGTATCGGCCTGCCCGGAAATGATGGCCCCGGCATGGCCCATGCGCCGCCCGGGCGGCGCCGAGACGCCGGCGATGAAGCCGACCACCGGCTTCTGCATGTTGTCGCGCGCCCAGCGCGCCGCCTCGACCTCCTGCTGGCCGCCGATCTCGCCGATCATGATCACCGCGTCGGTCTCCGGATCTTCCTCGAAGGCGCGCAGCACGGTCACGAAGTCGGTGCCGTTGACCGGATCGCCGCCGATGCCGACCGAGGTGGACTGCCCCATGCCCAGCGCCGACATCTGCTGCACCGCCTCGTAGTTGAGGGTGCCGGAGCGCGACACCACACCGATGCGGCCGGGGGAATAGATATGCGAGGGCATGATGCCCACCTTGCAGGCCGCCGGGGTGATGATGCCGGGCGTGTTCGGGCCGATGATGACGGCATTGCGGTCCTTGGCATAGCGCTTGACCTGCACCATGTCCTGCACCGGGATGCCATCGGCGATTACCACCACCACGCCGATGCCGGCCTCCAGCGCCTCCATGATGGCGTCGGCGGCGAACGGCGGCGGCACGAAGATGCCCGCCACGTCGGCGCCGGTGTGCTCCACGGCCTGATGCACGGTATCGAATACCGGCAGACCGAGATGGTGCTGGCCGCCCTTGCCCGGGGTCACGCCGGCGACGACGGTGGTGCCGTTCTGCATCGCCTCCTCGGCGTGGAAGGTGGCGTGCTGGCCGGTGAAGCCCTGAATCACCACCTTGGAATGCTTGTGTACGAACACGCTCATGCGGATGCTCCCAGTGTGGCCATGACCTTGGTGGCGGCATCGTCCAGGTTGTCCGCCATGATGAACGGGAAGCCGGACTGCGCGAGGATGGGTCCGCCCAGCTCGACGTTGGTGCCTGCCAGGCGCACCACGATCGGGACTTCGATGCGCTGGTCGCGCATGGCCTGCACCAGACCCTCGGCGATCCAGTCGCAGCGGTTGATGCCGGCAAAGATATTGACCAGGATGATTTTCACGTTGGGGTCGGCGAGCACGATGCGGAAGGCGTTGCCGACCTTCTCCGGCGAGGCGCCGCCGCCCACGTCGAGGAAGTTGGCCGGCTTGCCGCCGTGGAAGCTGATCGCATCCATGGTGGCCATGGCCAGGCCCGCGCCGTTGACGATGCAGCCGACGTTGCCGTCGAGCGCGATGTAGTTGAGCCCGTGGCCGGTGGCCTCGACCTCCTTCGGGTCCTCCTCGTCGAAGTCGCGCAGCTCGGTGATGTCGGAGTGGCGGTACAGGGCGTTGCCGTCGAAATTCATCTTCGCGTCCAGCGCGATCAGCTCGCCGCCCGCGAGTTCGGCCAGCGGGTTGATCTCGACCAGGAGCGCGTCCTTGTCGCGGAAGCAGCGGTACAGCGACTGCATCAGCTTGGTGGCCGCGCTGATCTGCTTGCCGCGCAGACCGATCCTGGCGGCGATCTTGCGGCACTGGAAGTTCATCAGGCCGACCGCCGGGTCCACGGTCTCGCGGATCACCTTCTCGGGGGTTTCCTTCGCGACCTCTTCGATGCTCATGCCACCGGAGGCCGAGGCGATGATGGTGGTGCGCTGGCTGGCGCGGTCGATGATCATGCCGAGGTAGTATTCCTTCTCGATGTTGCTGGCCTGCTCCACCAGCACGCGCTGCACCAGACGCCCGTTGGCACCGGTCTGCGGCGTCACCAGGTGGGTGCCGATCATCTCGTTGGTGTAGTGGCGCACCTCGTCGAGCGAGCCCGCGACCTTCACGCCGCCGCCCTTGCCGCGGCCACCGGCATGGATCTGCGCCTTCACCACCCAGCGTTCGCCGCCGAGGTCCTCGGCGATGGTCACGGCATTGTCGACGTTGTGCGCAACGCGACCGTTCGGCACCGGGACGCCGTAGCTGCGCAGCAGCTCCTTGCTCTGGTATTCATGGATGTTCACGTGACGTCTCCGTTGTTGTTGGCTAGTGACGCGCCCCGAGCGACTGCCCGATCTGGTCGGCCTTGCTGACCAACACCTGCGCCTGACGGATGGAGGCCGCGTCGATCAGGCGCCCGTCCAGCGCCACCGCACCGCGGCCTTCCTTCGCGGCCTCGTCCATCGCGATCAGGATGCGGCGCGCGCGGTCGACCTCCTGCTCGCCCGGGGTAAACACCTGGTGCGCCAGCTCGATCTGCGAGGGATGAATGGCCCACTTGCCCTCCATGCCCAGCGCCGCCATGCTGCTGGCCACGGCGAGATAACCGTCCGGGTCATTGAAATCTCCGAACGGGCCGTCGATGGGGCGCAGACCGTAGGCGCGGCACGCCACCACCAGGCGCGAGGCGGCGAAGTGCCACTGGTCGCCCCAATGCCGTTCGCGCCGGCCCTGCGCATCCGGGTGCGTCAGGGTGTAGTAGTTCGGGTTGGCACCGCCCATGTTGGTGGTGCGCGCCTGGGTGGAGGCCGCGTAGTCGGCCACGCCGAACACCATTGCCTCGAGGCGCTCCGGGCAGGTCTGCGCGATGGACTCGATGTTGGCCATGCCCATGGCGGTCTCGATCAGGATGTGCAGGTTGATCGGCTGGTAGCCCTTCGCCGCCTCGATCTGCTCCAGCAGGGTGGAGACGAACAGGATATCCGCCGGCCGGCCGACCTTGGGGATCAGGATGGTGTCCAGCTTGTCGCCGGCCTGCTCGACCACGTCGACGACGTCGCGGTAGCAGTAGTGCGTATCCAGGCCGTTGATGCGTACCGAGACGGAACAGGCCGACCAGTCCATGTCGTTCAGCGCCTCGATCACGTTCCTGCGCGCCTGCGCCTTGTCGTCCGGGGCCACGGCATCCTCGAGATCCAGGAAGACCACGTCGGCACCGGCCTTGGGCGCCTTCTCCAGCATGCGGAGGTTGCTGCCGGGGACGGCCAGTTCACTACGGTGCAGGCGATTTCGTACAGCCATGGGATACCTCTGTCTTGATTGCGAAAACAGGAAACCCGGCCGGCTGACGTCGGTCGGGTGAACTCCAGCGGAAAAACCCGGCAGGAACAAGGCCGCGTAATATACAAGGTTGTCGCGACCAATGGAACGCGCCGCCCGTCTGGCGGTGGCTACGCACGGCCGGCGCCGGACCGGATTATACTTTTATATAGTAATTTATTTCAGTTGCTTGGACGAATGTCTTGCCAGTCCGCAGCAACTCGCGGCGAGATCAGCCGCGTTCCTCGATCCAGGCCATCTGGATGGCCTCCAGGATGCGTTCGCCGCAGTGCGCCGCGGCATCGTCGAACTCGTCGAGCGCCATGACCCGGTCGCGCAGATCGACAAAATTGATGGTCAGCGGGTCGTCATCGGGATAGCGCTCGTCGAGCGCGATGGCGATCTCCAGTGTGTTGGTCCATTTCAGTGCCATGGTTTTATCCTCTGCACCTCGGTAGATATTCTCCGCCTCGGGAATCAGAGCACATTTTTCCTGAAATTATTGAAGCTTGCATATATGAGTGACAGTCAAACTGTTTACTACCGTCATTCCCGCGCAGGCGGGAATCCAGATATGCACTATATTCTCTGGATTCCGGCTCGCGCTCGCCAAGCTCGCATGGCCGGAATGACGGCAAATATTGTCAACCATTTATGTAATTCTCAATAGGAAAAATGTGCCCTGACACCGGGTGATTAGAACCTATCTCATAATTCCTCACGGTCGCGGCCGTGGGGAATTATGAGATAGGTTCTAATGATTCTCCGACACCATATTGATGGTGTATTTCGGGATCTCCACCACCAGGTCGGTGTCGCCTACCACGGTCTGGCAACTGAGCCGCGAGTCCGGCTCCAGCCCCCAGGCCTTGTCGAGCAGGTCGTCCTCATCCTCGCTGGATTCGTTCAGCGAATCCCCGCCCTCGCGGATGTATACGTGGCAGGTGGTGCAGGCACACGACTTCTCGCAGGCATGTTCGATCTCGATGCCGTTCTGCAACGCGGCATCGCACAGGGTGGTGCCCGGCTGCACCTCGATGACGGCGCCTTCGGGGCAGATTTCCTCGTGCGGTAAAAAAATAATCTGGGTCATGGTCAGGTATCTTGCGGTGCCAGGTCGGCTCCGGTCAGGTATCAAATTCGTCCACGCGGTGGCCGGCCATCGCGGCACGGATGCTCTGGTTCATACGGCGCTCGACATAGGCGGCGCTGGCCTGTTCGACGGCTTCGATCGCCTGCTTGATGGCACGGTAGTCACTGCCCCGGCGGGTCTCGGTGAGCCGTTTCGCCGCGTTGTCGATCGCGGCGCGCTCGTCGGCTTCCAGCAGGACATCCCCGTCGCTGGCAAGCGCGGCGCGCAGGGCCTCGAGCACGCGGTCGGCCTCGACCTGCTCCT harbors:
- the bamB gene encoding outer membrane protein assembly factor BamB, which gives rise to MRRLLLLLLCGGLLSGCSTMSAWYDGIVGGEDNTEPPTPLADIDASVRLVRRWRTDVGVGYGGQFINLQPALAGGRLYAADRKGRVVALDAETGKQLWSTATAAVLAAGPGAGEGLVVVGSSDGEVIALDADSGKERWRVEASSEVLSVPRVDLDKVIVQTADGTITALDAANGRQVWINDRTVPVLTLRGTSSPATARGLVLAGFSNGNLVAFSADKGIPVWEKSVAIPQGRSELERIVDIDGNPVITGNAVYVVTYQGRVAMLELATGNVGWERDMSSSAGLGVDYSQVYVTDDKSDVWALSRTTGASAWKLESLAWRGLTAPTPIDDYVAVADAQGYVHLLSRYDGHIAGRSEVDADGIQARPLAAADTLYVFGNSGALSAFTLEEK
- a CDS encoding tetratricopeptide repeat protein; translation: METHVTDEQQLETIKKWWQENGSSIITGVILGLAVLFGAKAWFAWRENVAQQASDVYGAMMVALQQDKGGEAAERAGMLIADYSSTPYAALAALAVARLRIEEGALDAAATQLQWAIDNAKTDYMRNIARLRLARVQLANGDADGAAATLAATGPAAGAEAMYVELGGDIAAARGDQAGAASAYGKALAVMAPDYPGAHLLQLKFDNATALAGTAPEAVQ
- the hisS gene encoding histidine--tRNA ligase, which translates into the protein MSKTIQAVRGMNDTLPGETASWQHLEAVLRAVVHAYGYREIRLPVVEKTELFKRSIGEITDIVEKEMYTFEDRNGDSLTLRPEGTAGCVRACMEHGLLHNQVQRLWYTGPMFRHERPQKGRYRQFHQLGVEAFGMAGPDIDAEMILMSARIWQRLGIGQTVLQLNSLGTLEARGRYRTALVDYLRSRLDELDDDSRRRLDGNPLRILDSKNPALQDVIAAAPSLMDYLDTESREHFAGLCAQLEAAGVAYEINPRLVRGLDYYARTVFEWVTDQLGAQGTICAGGRYDGLVEYLGGRPTPAFGFAIGLERLQALLQAGPAHDAGDEPHLYLVLNGAGGTQRGMVYAEELRSAEPRLRIQTNCGGGSFKSQFKRADRSGALYALVIGDEEAAQQTVVIKPLRDASEQYAMPQQQLKERLPGLLAL
- a CDS encoding helix-turn-helix domain-containing protein, with amino-acid sequence MSTGRDSDAAASASSDPDAPVGQRLAAARKQRKLDVETVARELKLDAAIVRALESDDRTVLPAPIFVQGYLRSYARLLDLPVQELLARYAATTSAPPPLTVSRIRRKSPSMRLPSARILRNVVLLLLLGILVWLAWPYAEQLLTSRDADGGDQSPGHLELPPAER
- the pilW gene encoding type IV pilus biogenesis/stability protein PilW, giving the protein MRYRISVLLLLAPVLLAGCATTAVDGEKKNAEAAARANTQLGVEYLRKGDYETSLKKLKKALEINPNYADAHDVIAVLYERVGELDLAEKHYKRGLKLSPDNAGAHNNYGRFLCNSKRYKEAEEEFQVAAGNAFYASPELPLFNAGLCMEGQPDPDKAESYYRQALEKNPGFAPALLQMASINFARENFLSARGYLQRFQQASPHTPESLWLGVRTEYALQDHKAWGKYALQLKNNFPDSRQTAQLMEWEHEHRSGQ
- the rlmN gene encoding 23S rRNA (adenine(2503)-C(2))-methyltransferase RlmN, with translation MTATPRINLLDLDREGLERFFIERGEKAFRATQVMKWLYGQGVADLDAMTNISKSLRATLGELAEVRLPEVVADKLSDDNSRKWLFRLADGNCIETVYIPEAERGTLCVSSQVGCMLNCSFCSTAQQGFNRNLSTGEIVAQVWLAAHLLGQRPDGERIISNVVMMGMGEPLLNYDNVVRAMRIMLDDYGYGLSKRRITLSTAGIVPALHQLREDCDVSLAVSLHAPTDALRDELVPLNRKYPIAELLAACRAYVGEGRRRVTFEYVLLDGVNDTDRHARELIHCLEGVPAKVNLIPFNPFPQTRYRRSPDDRIHRFFELLNRAGIVTITRKTRGDDIAAACGQLAGDFRDRTRRSERSRLSNQVP
- the ndk gene encoding nucleoside-diphosphate kinase; protein product: MAIERTFSIIKPDAVAKNAIGEIISRFEKNGLRVIAMKMLHLTKEQAGGFYAVHKERPFYNDLVAFMTSGPVVVQVLEGENAIKKNRELMGATNPAEAAPGTIRADFAKTVDENAVHGSDGPDTAQQEIAFFFSEGLCPRTR
- the sucD gene encoding succinate--CoA ligase subunit alpha; translation: MSVFVHKHSKVVIQGFTGQHATFHAEEAMQNGTTVVAGVTPGKGGQHHLGLPVFDTVHQAVEHTGADVAGIFVPPPFAADAIMEALEAGIGVVVVIADGIPVQDMVQVKRYAKDRNAVIIGPNTPGIITPAACKVGIMPSHIYSPGRIGVVSRSGTLNYEAVQQMSALGMGQSTSVGIGGDPVNGTDFVTVLRAFEEDPETDAVIMIGEIGGQQEVEAARWARDNMQKPVVGFIAGVSAPPGRRMGHAGAIISGQADTANAKMDMMEELGVHVVRNPALIGETAHRVFS
- the sucC gene encoding ADP-forming succinate--CoA ligase subunit beta; its protein translation is MNIHEYQSKELLRSYGVPVPNGRVAHNVDNAVTIAEDLGGERWVVKAQIHAGGRGKGGGVKVAGSLDEVRHYTNEMIGTHLVTPQTGANGRLVQRVLVEQASNIEKEYYLGMIIDRASQRTTIIASASGGMSIEEVAKETPEKVIRETVDPAVGLMNFQCRKIAARIGLRGKQISAATKLMQSLYRCFRDKDALLVEINPLAELAGGELIALDAKMNFDGNALYRHSDITELRDFDEEDPKEVEATGHGLNYIALDGNVGCIVNGAGLAMATMDAISFHGGKPANFLDVGGGASPEKVGNAFRIVLADPNVKIILVNIFAGINRCDWIAEGLVQAMRDQRIEVPIVVRLAGTNVELGGPILAQSGFPFIMADNLDDAATKVMATLGASA
- a CDS encoding CoA ester lyase, which translates into the protein MAVRNRLHRSELAVPGSNLRMLEKAPKAGADVVFLDLEDAVAPDDKAQARRNVIEALNDMDWSACSVSVRINGLDTHYCYRDVVDVVEQAGDKLDTILIPKVGRPADILFVSTLLEQIEAAKGYQPINLHILIETAMGMANIESIAQTCPERLEAMVFGVADYAASTQARTTNMGGANPNYYTLTHPDAQGRRERHWGDQWHFAASRLVVACRAYGLRPIDGPFGDFNDPDGYLAVASSMAALGMEGKWAIHPSQIELAHQVFTPGEQEVDRARRILIAMDEAAKEGRGAVALDGRLIDAASIRQAQVLVSKADQIGQSLGARH
- the iscX gene encoding Fe-S cluster assembly protein IscX; translated protein: MALKWTNTLEIAIALDERYPDDDPLTINFVDLRDRVMALDEFDDAAAHCGERILEAIQMAWIEERG
- the fdx gene encoding ISC system 2Fe-2S type ferredoxin, encoding MTQIIFLPHEEICPEGAVIEVQPGTTLCDAALQNGIEIEHACEKSCACTTCHVYIREGGDSLNESSEDEDDLLDKAWGLEPDSRLSCQTVVGDTDLVVEIPKYTINMVSENH